A region from the Gemmatimonadota bacterium genome encodes:
- a CDS encoding 50S ribosomal protein L9, with translation MEVILRQAVDSLGHPGDLVKVSAGFGRNFLLPRGIAVEATEGNKRRIAQEKARLEAAEAERRQAAEGLAAKFEAVSLTFSARVGEEGKLFGSVTASDIAHQLEAQGFSVEKRQIDLHEPIKALGVYRVPIRLHADVKPEIKVWVIKG, from the coding sequence ATGGAAGTGATTCTGCGACAGGCCGTGGACAGCCTCGGCCACCCCGGCGACCTGGTAAAGGTCTCGGCCGGATTCGGGCGCAACTTCCTGCTCCCCCGCGGCATCGCGGTGGAAGCCACGGAAGGCAACAAGCGCCGCATCGCCCAGGAGAAGGCACGACTGGAGGCGGCCGAGGCAGAGCGTCGCCAGGCCGCGGAAGGGCTGGCGGCCAAGTTTGAGGCCGTCTCCCTCACCTTCTCCGCGCGCGTCGGCGAAGAAGGCAAGCTGTTTGGCTCGGTAACCGCCTCGGACATCGCGCATCAGCTGGAGGCTCAGGGCTTCTCCGTCGAGAAGCGCCAGATTGACCTCCATGAGCCGATCAAGGCCCTTGGGGTCTACCGGGTCCCGATCCGCCTGCACGCGGACGTGAAGCCCGAGATCAAGGTCTGGGTCATCAAGGGATAA
- the rsfS gene encoding ribosome silencing factor, which yields MAGTRTSTRASSEQLARRIADLCLDNKAQDVLILDLDGVTDMTDYFVIASGTSDTHVRSTADRVVETLKAAGEGPTHMEGTTQGRWALVDFVDVVLHVFHPSMRSFYQLERLWSDARVIPVAAQGATV from the coding sequence TTGGCAGGGACTCGCACTTCTACTCGCGCGTCGTCCGAGCAGCTGGCCCGCCGCATCGCGGACCTCTGCCTGGACAACAAGGCTCAGGACGTCCTCATCCTCGACCTGGATGGTGTGACCGACATGACGGACTACTTCGTGATCGCGAGCGGCACGTCGGACACCCATGTGCGGAGCACCGCGGACCGGGTGGTCGAGACGCTCAAGGCGGCAGGAGAGGGCCCGACCCACATGGAAGGGACCACCCAGGGGCGCTGGGCGCTCGTGGATTTCGTGGACGTGGTCCTGCATGTGTTCCACCCGTCGATGCGCAGCTTTTACCAGTTGGAACGCCTGTGGAGTGATGCCCGGGTGATCCCCGTTGCCGCACAAGGAGCCACCGTATGA
- a CDS encoding ribonuclease Z: MRLTTIGTGTAAPHPQRVQAGTLVEAGGLRVLVDCGSGVLWRMAQLGLDWSSITHVVLTHFHADHTADLVAFLTAWRYGQLPPRAEPVTIIGPAGTAAFVDRIAAAFAPAMAAFVPGLEVLDRPPHDPLVLSGGVTLECCPVPHTPESVAWSLSHEGRRITCSGDLGPSDHFAEWASGSDLLLLECSLPAAFDVPIHLTPEQCAEVAARSRPGALWLNHFYPPVESLDLEGIIGARWSGSVVRATDGASVLLGPGNGPPISG, encoded by the coding sequence GTGCGCCTGACGACGATTGGCACCGGCACTGCGGCGCCCCACCCGCAGCGGGTGCAGGCCGGGACGCTGGTGGAGGCCGGAGGCCTGCGGGTGTTGGTGGATTGCGGGAGCGGCGTCCTCTGGCGCATGGCGCAGTTGGGGCTGGACTGGAGCAGCATCACGCACGTGGTGCTGACCCACTTTCATGCGGACCATACGGCCGACCTCGTCGCATTCCTCACCGCATGGCGCTACGGGCAGTTGCCCCCGCGCGCCGAGCCGGTGACGATCATCGGGCCAGCCGGGACGGCCGCCTTCGTCGACCGCATCGCAGCTGCCTTTGCCCCGGCCATGGCGGCGTTCGTCCCGGGCCTTGAGGTGTTGGACCGTCCCCCGCACGATCCCCTCGTCCTGTCGGGCGGAGTAACGCTCGAGTGTTGCCCCGTTCCACATACACCCGAGAGTGTCGCGTGGAGTCTCTCGCACGAGGGACGGCGCATCACCTGCTCGGGTGACCTGGGTCCCTCCGACCACTTTGCCGAGTGGGCGTCGGGCAGCGATCTGTTGCTGCTCGAATGTTCACTCCCTGCCGCATTCGACGTCCCGATTCACTTGACCCCTGAGCAGTGCGCCGAGGTCGCCGCGCGTTCGCGTCCAGGAGCACTGTGGCTCAATCACTTCTATCCGCCGGTGGAATCACTCGACCTCGAGGGAATCATCGGCGCGCGATGGAGTGGATCGGTTGTTCGGGCCACCGACGGTGCGAGCGTTTTGCTCGGCCCCGGGAACGGCCCCCCCATTTCCGGGTAA
- the smc gene encoding chromosome segregation protein SMC, producing the protein MRLTKLEMQGFKSFADATTMLFDNGVTAIVGPNGCGKSNVSDAVRWVLGEQRARLLRGAKMEEVIFQGSSARRAVNLAEVSLHFENEDGQLPVAFKEVVVTRRLSRSGESEYLLNGASCRLRDIHDMLRGTGLGADTGVVIESKMIDALLSDRPDDRRELFEEAAGVGLYRDRRRSTERRLEETALDLNRLDDLITEVQSQVRSLARQRKKAERSEELMKRRFGVELTLASREMAAWHAELQELEVRVADLRESAPDAGSAVTDAEQARAAAQESRAASEGSRNELAQLLAQQQQRVQALRGEMAVGEERRRHAIERRQRAEDEQRDGAMTGERLVAERQRAVEELEVVRADTAAAREQVALLSEAEEATRTLVTERRRAVEAAERALREARDQVRRLEMEADGARREMAELDARTSQLAAEREVLVDAAAALQREIAASDESMIVAAANVTAATAALAAAREAAREAREREASARTAWQASQDSCANLEARLSALEGLERERVGLAPAAARLLRERERFGDGAILGPVSDFVSAGTASAALVERFLGMTLHAVVVRDRAAADAVRAWHVQTNPGPLLLLPLDAVSNSPEQQAGDLLTQVDVTAAAATWVRTLLAQVLPVDDGAAFVDARGAVWLPGSVSGPGPLRRRAELFALRAELQAAQDARARLQEVAALARETLAEADAGVSAASERMSQAQTEDRRANDVRSDLERRRLRGARELEEADALAARLVQRRQSLDERLATLLADSSGLEASLPVAVDSVESSRAASAEADAALEAARSARTASQITVAQLDARAHVAEDRLARIDQEHSSATARLTTLAAELGELGEVDRTLAMQMAEWQADLDTQLNTLTDVDGRHQVAVDALRSADQALAEADQQLDATRRDLHDRESSLYQGEVRLAELSGKRAAIRERLEAEWRRPLEDLMSSYEAVDMDDDTLRAEAEQLRAEVERLGPVNPLAIEEHEEEIKRLDFLTTQRTDLAEARNKLQLAIREIDLTAREMFLTTFTQVRENFRQIFMTLFGGGECDLRLENPELPLDCDIEVHASPRGKRTQRINLLSSGERALVALSLLFGIFLTKPSPFCLLDEVDAPLDDANIGRYVRMLTQFKDKTQFIVITHNPRTTTEAADAVYGVTMQEPGVSSLVSVRMRGLAVDDDAPEAVAVVEAGVEAA; encoded by the coding sequence GTGCGGTTGACCAAGCTGGAAATGCAGGGCTTCAAGTCGTTCGCCGACGCGACGACGATGCTCTTCGACAATGGCGTGACGGCAATCGTCGGGCCCAATGGCTGCGGCAAGTCCAACGTCTCGGATGCCGTGCGGTGGGTGCTCGGCGAGCAGCGCGCCCGCCTGCTCCGCGGCGCCAAGATGGAGGAAGTCATCTTTCAGGGATCGTCGGCGCGGCGCGCCGTCAATCTCGCCGAGGTGTCCCTCCACTTCGAGAATGAAGACGGCCAGCTCCCGGTCGCCTTCAAGGAGGTCGTCGTCACTCGGCGGCTCTCCCGCTCGGGCGAGAGCGAGTACCTGCTGAACGGTGCGTCCTGTCGCCTGCGCGACATCCACGACATGCTCCGCGGCACCGGGCTGGGTGCGGATACCGGCGTGGTCATTGAATCCAAGATGATCGATGCCCTGCTGTCCGACCGCCCCGATGATCGGCGCGAGCTGTTCGAGGAAGCGGCCGGCGTCGGACTGTATCGGGATCGCCGACGGAGCACGGAACGGCGTCTCGAAGAAACGGCGCTCGACCTCAATCGCCTGGACGACCTCATCACCGAGGTCCAATCGCAGGTCCGCTCGCTGGCGCGCCAACGCAAGAAGGCGGAACGCAGCGAAGAGTTGATGAAGCGACGCTTTGGCGTGGAATTGACCCTCGCCTCGCGTGAGATGGCGGCGTGGCACGCCGAATTGCAGGAACTCGAAGTGCGCGTCGCCGACCTGCGGGAGAGTGCGCCCGATGCGGGCAGTGCGGTTACCGATGCCGAGCAGGCGCGTGCCGCCGCCCAGGAATCGCGTGCCGCCAGCGAAGGCTCCCGCAACGAACTCGCCCAGCTTCTCGCCCAGCAACAACAGCGCGTGCAGGCCCTGCGCGGTGAGATGGCCGTTGGGGAGGAACGCCGACGTCACGCCATCGAGCGCCGCCAGCGCGCCGAGGACGAACAGCGCGACGGTGCCATGACGGGTGAGCGCCTCGTCGCTGAACGCCAGCGCGCCGTTGAGGAACTCGAGGTCGTACGCGCCGACACGGCCGCGGCCCGCGAGCAGGTGGCCTTGTTGAGCGAGGCAGAGGAAGCCACGCGGACCCTGGTCACGGAACGCCGCCGCGCCGTGGAGGCCGCCGAACGCGCCTTGCGTGAGGCGCGCGACCAGGTCCGCCGCCTCGAAATGGAAGCCGACGGTGCCCGCCGCGAGATGGCCGAGCTGGACGCGCGCACGTCGCAACTCGCAGCCGAACGCGAGGTGCTCGTGGACGCCGCCGCCGCACTCCAACGAGAGATTGCAGCGTCCGACGAATCCATGATCGTCGCCGCGGCCAACGTCACCGCGGCCACCGCCGCCCTCGCCGCCGCACGGGAGGCGGCGCGCGAAGCCCGCGAACGCGAGGCCAGTGCCCGCACGGCCTGGCAGGCGTCGCAGGATAGCTGCGCCAACCTGGAAGCCCGACTCAGCGCCCTCGAGGGACTCGAGCGCGAACGCGTCGGTCTGGCCCCTGCCGCCGCACGACTCCTCCGTGAGCGTGAACGATTCGGCGACGGGGCCATCCTCGGCCCGGTCTCCGACTTCGTGAGTGCCGGCACGGCCTCGGCGGCGCTCGTCGAGCGCTTCCTCGGCATGACCCTGCACGCGGTCGTTGTACGTGACCGCGCCGCCGCCGACGCCGTGCGGGCCTGGCACGTTCAGACCAATCCGGGTCCGCTCCTGCTCCTGCCCCTGGACGCGGTCTCCAACAGTCCGGAACAGCAAGCCGGCGACCTCCTCACGCAGGTTGACGTCACCGCTGCTGCGGCCACCTGGGTGCGCACCCTGCTCGCGCAGGTCTTGCCCGTCGACGACGGCGCCGCCTTCGTGGATGCCCGCGGTGCCGTGTGGCTCCCGGGCTCCGTCTCCGGCCCCGGGCCCCTGCGTCGTCGTGCCGAACTCTTTGCCCTTCGGGCAGAGCTGCAAGCGGCACAAGACGCTCGCGCCAGGCTGCAGGAAGTCGCCGCGCTTGCCCGCGAGACCCTCGCCGAGGCCGATGCTGGAGTCTCGGCGGCCTCTGAACGCATGTCGCAGGCGCAAACCGAGGACCGGCGCGCCAACGATGTGCGCTCGGACCTGGAACGCCGGCGTCTCCGTGGCGCACGTGAGCTGGAAGAGGCGGACGCGCTCGCCGCGCGCCTCGTCCAGCGTCGTCAGTCTCTCGATGAGCGTTTGGCCACTCTCCTGGCCGATTCCTCCGGCCTCGAAGCTTCCCTTCCGGTAGCGGTGGACTCCGTGGAGTCGAGTCGCGCCGCGTCGGCCGAGGCCGATGCTGCCCTCGAGGCCGCACGTTCCGCGCGAACGGCCAGCCAGATTACCGTCGCACAACTCGACGCACGCGCGCACGTGGCCGAGGATCGCCTCGCGCGCATCGACCAGGAACACTCGAGCGCCACGGCCCGCCTCACCACCCTCGCCGCGGAACTCGGTGAACTCGGCGAGGTCGATCGCACGCTCGCCATGCAGATGGCGGAGTGGCAGGCCGATCTCGACACGCAGCTGAACACGTTGACCGATGTCGACGGCCGGCACCAGGTCGCCGTGGACGCCCTGCGCAGCGCGGACCAGGCCCTCGCGGAGGCCGACCAGCAGCTGGATGCCACACGGCGCGACTTGCACGACCGGGAGTCGTCCCTCTACCAGGGCGAGGTCCGTCTCGCCGAGTTGTCAGGCAAGCGAGCTGCCATTCGCGAGCGCCTGGAGGCCGAGTGGCGGCGTCCGCTGGAAGATCTCATGTCGAGCTACGAGGCCGTCGACATGGACGACGACACCCTGCGCGCCGAGGCCGAGCAGCTGCGCGCCGAGGTCGAACGCCTAGGCCCGGTGAACCCGCTGGCCATCGAGGAGCACGAGGAGGAGATCAAGCGCCTCGACTTCCTCACGACGCAGCGCACCGACCTCGCCGAGGCCCGGAACAAGTTGCAGCTGGCCATCCGCGAGATCGACCTGACCGCTCGGGAGATGTTCCTCACGACCTTCACACAGGTCCGTGAGAACTTCCGCCAGATCTTCATGACGTTGTTTGGCGGTGGTGAGTGCGATCTCCGCCTGGAGAATCCCGAGCTTCCGCTGGACTGCGACATCGAGGTGCATGCGTCGCCGCGCGGCAAGCGCACGCAGCGCATCAACCTGCTGTCGAGCGGCGAACGGGCGCTGGTCGCCCTCTCCCTGCTCTTCGGCATCTTCCTCACCAAGCCGAGCCCCTTCTGCCTGCTCGACGAGGTGGACGCTCCGCTGGACGACGCCAACATCGGCCGGTACGTGCGCATGTTGACCCAGTTCAAGGACAAGACCCAGTTCATCGTGATCACGCACAATCCACGGACCACCACCGAGGCGGCGGACGCGGTGTACGGCGTCACCATGCAGGAGCCCGGTGTCTCCTCGCTGGTCAGCGTGCGCATGCGCGGACTCGCCGTGGATGACGATGCGCCGGAGGCCGTGGCCGTGGTCGAGGCCGGTGTTGAGGCCGCGTAG
- a CDS encoding SPOR domain-containing protein codes for MRPRPSFLALCFLAACGDPKPEPSSEGRIPAGPDPVVVRIPRGGGLVRAYRFATLDSAIWRSSHNAPPTERVLAFDQENGLLAFSDTAGYPGWIDLRLGAVRRPTRASFASVVSADGWSLYGTTTSGSLVRMTPSGDWQSPQSDPIRRAIPAPDGNVVVVARRGGGDMLFRMRPPDDAVSDSMAVGTISRAMVTSVGDRAYLAVGGTLWSVPPADFEGAEEFILGDEVLALAPTPSGDRIFVADASTARLQRLDRYARKVSGSTRLPGLATELRMDPLGRYLLVRPVRGDSAWVVDVGTEAVVGTIPTKWRADLPTVAVDGSVIAWQANDVVFIDPKGSAERRRVGNGANDIWFFARWNGFRPRARGLDQPVAFRSGESAPRRAPAASESVATPVAPAEPPGPPAAGSDQPPPAPPPAPVGRSRWVLSFAAVLSAERAQGLAEQISVNGERPRVSTTAADGTTVYRVIMGPFGSRDEAERAGRASGHTFWVYESGGGT; via the coding sequence GTGCGCCCCCGCCCCTCCTTCCTTGCCCTGTGCTTCCTCGCCGCGTGTGGCGACCCGAAGCCCGAACCGTCGAGTGAGGGACGGATCCCGGCAGGCCCCGATCCGGTCGTCGTGCGGATCCCCCGCGGCGGCGGGCTGGTGCGAGCGTATCGCTTTGCTACCCTCGATTCCGCGATCTGGCGGTCCTCGCACAACGCACCGCCGACCGAACGTGTCCTTGCGTTCGACCAGGAGAACGGACTCCTCGCCTTCAGCGACACCGCCGGATATCCCGGGTGGATCGACCTGCGATTGGGCGCCGTGCGCCGACCGACGCGGGCCTCCTTTGCATCGGTAGTCTCCGCCGATGGATGGTCCCTCTACGGGACCACTACGAGCGGCAGCCTCGTGCGCATGACCCCAAGCGGTGACTGGCAGTCGCCGCAGTCCGATCCCATCCGCCGGGCGATTCCGGCGCCGGATGGCAACGTGGTGGTCGTGGCCAGGCGCGGCGGCGGCGACATGTTGTTTCGCATGCGCCCCCCGGATGACGCTGTTTCCGACTCGATGGCCGTCGGCACCATCTCGCGGGCCATGGTCACCTCGGTCGGAGATCGCGCGTACCTGGCCGTCGGCGGCACCCTGTGGAGCGTTCCGCCGGCAGACTTCGAGGGAGCCGAGGAGTTCATCCTCGGTGACGAGGTGCTTGCGCTCGCGCCCACCCCCTCCGGCGACCGGATCTTTGTCGCCGACGCCAGCACGGCGCGCCTGCAACGCCTCGACCGCTATGCGCGCAAGGTCAGCGGCAGTACGCGGCTTCCTGGCCTGGCCACGGAACTGCGCATGGATCCCCTCGGTCGCTATCTGCTCGTGCGACCGGTGCGAGGCGACAGCGCGTGGGTGGTCGACGTGGGGACTGAAGCGGTCGTCGGGACGATCCCCACAAAATGGCGTGCGGATCTGCCAACGGTCGCTGTTGATGGGTCGGTCATCGCGTGGCAGGCGAACGACGTGGTGTTCATCGATCCAAAGGGCTCGGCGGAGCGGCGCAGGGTCGGTAACGGCGCCAACGACATCTGGTTCTTCGCACGCTGGAATGGCTTCCGCCCCAGAGCGCGTGGTCTCGACCAGCCCGTCGCGTTCCGAAGCGGGGAGAGCGCCCCCAGGCGCGCCCCTGCCGCCAGTGAATCGGTCGCGACACCAGTTGCGCCCGCCGAGCCCCCGGGCCCACCCGCTGCTGGCAGCGACCAGCCACCTCCAGCTCCCCCGCCAGCACCGGTCGGGCGAAGTCGTTGGGTCCTCTCCTTCGCTGCGGTGCTGAGTGCCGAGCGCGCACAGGGTCTCGCGGAACAAATCTCCGTGAACGGGGAGCGACCTCGCGTCTCGACGACCGCGGCCGACGGGACGACCGTGTACCGGGTGATCATGGGCCCGTTTGGTTCGCGTGATGAGGCAGAGCGGGCCGGCCGCGCCTCCGGACACACGTTCTGGGTGTACGAGTCGGGAGGTGGGACGTGA
- the lolA gene encoding outer membrane lipoprotein chaperone LolA, whose amino-acid sequence MRAAFVVALVLPAPVVAQATAADSAIARAVAAYASVRTARATFEQTITNTLTGSVIPSKGEFQQSRPDRFAFRFTDPKGDLILSDGKFVWLYLPSSTKGQVIRAPLTADLEGSIDLVGAFFTNPRQRYTITDAGAATIDGRATRAVNLVPRKGDASFTRARIWVDVADGWLRQFEAHEPSGLTRKVKITSFTPNAPVEAGAFTFKPPRGVRIVESGSIR is encoded by the coding sequence ATGCGTGCCGCCTTCGTTGTCGCCCTTGTCCTCCCTGCACCAGTCGTTGCGCAGGCCACCGCCGCCGACTCAGCCATCGCGCGCGCCGTCGCGGCCTATGCCAGTGTGAGGACGGCGCGGGCCACCTTCGAGCAAACCATCACCAACACCCTGACCGGGTCGGTGATTCCATCGAAGGGGGAGTTCCAACAGTCGCGCCCGGATCGCTTTGCCTTTCGCTTCACCGATCCCAAGGGCGACCTGATCCTCAGCGATGGCAAGTTTGTCTGGTTGTACCTCCCAAGTTCGACCAAGGGCCAGGTGATTCGCGCGCCGCTCACCGCGGATCTCGAGGGGTCGATCGACCTGGTGGGTGCGTTCTTTACCAATCCGCGACAGCGGTACACGATCACCGACGCTGGTGCCGCGACGATCGACGGGCGCGCGACGCGCGCCGTGAACCTGGTCCCGCGCAAGGGCGACGCGAGCTTCACCCGCGCGCGCATCTGGGTGGACGTCGCCGACGGCTGGCTGCGGCAGTTCGAGGCACACGAACCCAGCGGGCTTACCCGCAAGGTGAAGATCACGAGCTTCACGCCTAACGCGCCGGTGGAGGCAGGGGCTTTCACGTTCAAGCCTCCGCGGGGCGTTCGCATCGTGGAGAGCGGGAGCATTCGATAG
- a CDS encoding PD40 domain-containing protein: MMEGMAEYLSLGPGHVLTHAWMRDAALNGNLPTIKLMTDYPDRFFPYRFGEALWEWIGERWGDDVIGEILNATPNVGVERAFRRELGLSLEELGDEWKEAMQTRHLPKVAQLDRARKFSDALLNQRRTGGFSQLFIAPAYSPDGKYIAFISQGSFLRGEVFPDLWLGDGETGKRIKRLIKSTLDPDFEELRLIYSQSAFSPDGKTLAFTAQRNGRDVLYLMDVQRRKITHTFDKFALDVVMNPSFSPDGKQVVISGYNSGVFDLFIVNVADATLRQLTNDKHAEMMPQWSPDGKTIAFATDRGEGTDLDVLRFAKWKIGTLDLTANRVEVLPNQDGLNLNPMWAPDGKSLAFLSDRNGTSNIFLYDFEKKEHYQLTNVVGAISSISEYSPAITWARGADKLAFTYYENGDYTVWTINNPRKLKKDPYRATPNTVVASAAPATPAVPAAPTPAVSAAQAAEDMRRAIETAARAADTTRREETVSIYRSATGLRPSADMPGTNERSGNAPISVSELLDSATFALPDTNSFRSYRYRPGLQPEYISRPSVGYAQDNFGRGLFGGTAIVLGDMLGNNQLAVAGQINGRLSEAYFYGAYTNRAKRLQYSAGLAQTPIFFLNDYREEPVGNGLPRTVQSYDIARFIIRQGFAIAMRPKNRFTRWEFGLNATNLASSVATIERLVDYGTGFASDFVTTAVQPGRNRSYFGPFAAYVSDNSLFGYTAPISGRRFRFQVEPSIGQLQWTEITADYRKYVPILFNFLTFAWRTQANVGVGRDELEFPKYIGRPDFVRGYDREQFTSQFCGGLVNDTSSCSATELLGSRVAFANAEVRFPLVRRFDLGLIPISLPPVDGLVFYDAGVAFRSGQSVSLKKPAGYDEDTQRYVLRSYGAGIRLNLFGFALVRWDYAIPLDRPGRKGYWMWTLGQSF; encoded by the coding sequence ATGATGGAAGGGATGGCCGAGTACCTGTCGCTTGGACCTGGCCACGTCCTGACGCACGCATGGATGCGGGATGCCGCGCTCAACGGCAATCTGCCGACGATCAAGTTGATGACGGATTATCCGGACCGGTTCTTCCCGTACCGGTTTGGCGAGGCGTTGTGGGAGTGGATCGGGGAGCGCTGGGGCGATGATGTCATCGGCGAGATCCTCAACGCGACCCCCAACGTCGGGGTGGAGCGCGCCTTCCGTCGCGAACTCGGCCTCTCGCTCGAGGAGCTCGGCGACGAGTGGAAGGAAGCGATGCAGACCCGCCACCTCCCCAAGGTGGCCCAGCTGGACCGCGCGCGGAAGTTCTCCGATGCGCTGCTCAACCAGCGTCGGACGGGTGGCTTTTCACAGTTGTTCATTGCCCCGGCCTATTCGCCGGACGGCAAGTACATCGCCTTCATCTCCCAGGGCAGCTTCCTGCGTGGGGAGGTCTTCCCCGACCTGTGGCTGGGCGATGGCGAAACCGGCAAGCGTATCAAGCGGCTGATCAAGTCGACGCTCGACCCCGACTTCGAAGAGTTGCGGCTGATCTATTCGCAGAGCGCCTTCTCGCCCGACGGCAAGACGTTGGCCTTCACGGCACAGCGCAACGGGCGCGACGTCTTGTACCTGATGGACGTGCAGCGCCGGAAGATCACGCACACCTTTGACAAGTTCGCGCTCGACGTGGTGATGAACCCGTCGTTCTCGCCCGATGGGAAGCAAGTCGTGATCAGCGGCTACAACTCTGGGGTGTTCGACCTGTTCATCGTGAACGTGGCCGACGCCACGCTGCGCCAGCTCACGAACGACAAACACGCGGAGATGATGCCGCAGTGGTCTCCAGACGGAAAGACGATCGCGTTCGCGACGGATCGCGGCGAGGGCACCGACCTCGACGTCCTGCGTTTTGCGAAGTGGAAGATCGGGACCCTGGACCTGACGGCAAATCGCGTGGAGGTCCTCCCGAACCAGGATGGCCTGAACCTCAATCCGATGTGGGCGCCGGACGGCAAGTCCCTGGCCTTCCTCTCGGATCGGAACGGGACGTCGAACATCTTCCTGTACGACTTCGAGAAGAAGGAGCACTACCAGCTCACCAATGTGGTCGGCGCGATCTCGTCAATTTCCGAGTACTCGCCCGCGATCACTTGGGCACGCGGCGCTGACAAACTCGCCTTTACCTACTACGAAAACGGCGACTACACCGTCTGGACGATCAACAACCCGCGCAAGCTCAAGAAGGACCCGTATCGCGCGACGCCGAACACCGTGGTCGCCAGCGCCGCCCCCGCAACGCCCGCCGTGCCGGCGGCTCCCACGCCGGCCGTGAGTGCGGCGCAGGCCGCCGAAGACATGCGTCGTGCCATCGAGACCGCCGCCCGCGCCGCAGACACCACACGTCGAGAGGAGACGGTGTCCATCTACCGCTCCGCGACGGGGCTGCGACCGTCGGCCGACATGCCGGGGACGAATGAGCGATCGGGCAATGCGCCCATCTCGGTGAGCGAACTGCTCGACAGCGCCACCTTCGCCCTCCCGGACACGAACAGCTTCCGGAGTTACCGGTATCGCCCGGGACTGCAGCCGGAATACATTTCGCGCCCCAGCGTCGGGTACGCGCAGGACAACTTTGGCCGCGGGTTGTTTGGTGGAACCGCGATCGTGCTCGGCGACATGCTGGGGAACAACCAGCTCGCCGTCGCCGGCCAGATCAACGGACGGCTCAGCGAAGCCTACTTCTACGGGGCGTACACCAATCGCGCCAAGCGCCTGCAATACAGCGCGGGGCTCGCCCAGACCCCGATCTTCTTCCTCAATGACTATCGGGAAGAGCCGGTCGGGAACGGCCTGCCCCGCACCGTCCAGAGCTACGACATCGCCCGCTTCATCATCCGGCAGGGCTTTGCCATTGCGATGCGACCGAAGAACCGGTTCACCCGATGGGAGTTCGGGCTCAACGCGACCAACCTCGCCTCGTCGGTCGCAACCATCGAGCGCCTCGTCGACTACGGGACCGGCTTCGCCTCGGACTTCGTCACCACGGCCGTGCAACCGGGGCGCAATCGCTCCTACTTCGGGCCGTTTGCCGCCTACGTCTCGGACAACTCACTGTTCGGCTACACCGCCCCAATCAGCGGACGCCGCTTCCGCTTCCAGGTCGAGCCATCCATCGGCCAGCTGCAGTGGACCGAGATCACGGCCGACTATCGCAAGTACGTCCCGATCCTGTTCAACTTCCTCACCTTCGCCTGGCGCACCCAGGCCAACGTGGGCGTCGGGCGCGACGAGCTGGAGTTCCCCAAGTACATCGGGCGCCCGGACTTCGTCCGTGGCTACGACCGCGAGCAATTCACCTCGCAGTTCTGCGGCGGACTCGTCAACGACACCTCGTCGTGCAGTGCCACCGAGTTGCTGGGATCGCGCGTTGCGTTCGCGAACGCCGAAGTCCGTTTCCCCTTGGTCCGCCGCTTTGACCTGGGCCTGATCCCAATTTCCCTGCCACCAGTTGACGGCCTCGTCTTCTACGACGCTGGCGTCGCCTTCCGGAGTGGTCAGTCGGTGTCCCTCAAGAAGCCGGCGGGCTACGACGAGGACACACAGCGCTACGTCCTGCGCAGCTACGGCGCGGGGATCCGGCTCAACCTGTTCGGCTTTGCCCTCGTCCGCTGGGACTACGCCATCCCGCTCGATCGGCCGGGACGCAAGGGCTACTGGATGTGGACGCTCGGCCAGTCCTTCTAG